The Brassica oleracea var. oleracea cultivar TO1000 chromosome C6, BOL, whole genome shotgun sequence genome includes a region encoding these proteins:
- the LOC106297910 gene encoding uncharacterized protein LOC106297910 encodes MHRRLSSAEKGKGLALTSQEEAPRKARVRVTTETPDNSARFRQLNLTLIGKVTNPSVQKVWTLIPFFTDLWKTERRPVGSDLGQGLFQFQFEEEADLLGVLEKRPYHFAKWMIILQRWEPTISPSFPSLIPFWIKVQGVPLHLWTEATIKSIGEDIGMSESLEITSLAIRMRVHVNGRLPLIKSSVIEYDNGDEVIATLVYERLEKHCSQCNRLDHELKDFLEAKALKKARALAAPELSTGSYYKEDRSREMMAHSLQQTPRNSGNYRPKEPYQNRRDLRYEVLDRRHQRLTKNRSISRNLRYKRQEWQPKNANSLRNLGREDSRDRRDTHSASQS; translated from the coding sequence ATGCATAGGAGACTCTCTTCTGCCGAAAAAGGAAAAGGACTAGCCCTAACCTCCCAAGAAGAGGCACCCAGGAAAGCTAGAGTACGAGTCACAACTGAGACTCCGGATAACTCCGCTCGATTCCGACAGCTCAACCTTACCTTGATAGGGAAGGTAACAAACCCATCAGTTCAAAAGGTCTGGACCCTCATTCCTTTCTTCACCGACTTGTGGAAAACAGAAAGAAGACCTGTTGGCTCAGATTTGGGTCAAGGCCTATTCCAATTTCAATTTGAAGAAGAAGCTGACCTACTAGGGGTTTTGGAAAAACGCCCCTACCACTTTGCTAAGTGGATGATAATATTGCAAAGATGGGAGCCAACTATCTCCCCGTCGTTCCCATCACTCATACCTTTCTGGATTAAGGTTCAAGGAGTCCCGCTTCACCTATGGACTGAGGCCACTATCAAGTCCATAGGAGAGGACATTGGAATGTCCGAATCACTCGAGATTACTTCTCTGGCCATCCGAATGAGAGTTCATGTCAACGGAAGACTCCCATTAATCAAGTCTTCAGTAATTGAGTATGACAATGGAGATGAGGTCATAGCAACACTGGTCTACGAAAGACTTGAAAAACATTGCTCTCAATGCAATAGACTGGACCATGAGCTCAAAGATTTCCTCGAAGCAAAGGCACTAAAGAAAGCAAGGGCTCTTGCGGCACCAGAACTCTCTACAGGGAGCTACTATAAGGAAGACAGATCAAGAGAAATGATGGCCCACTCTCTGCAACAGACTCCCCGTAACTCTGGAAACTATCGCCCCAAAGAACCCTACCAAAACAGAAGAGATCTGAGATATGAGGTCCTCGACCGTAGGCACCAACGCCTAACAAAAAATAGGAGTATCAGTAGGAATTTAAGATACAAGAGGCAGGAATGGCAACCAAAAAACGCTAATAGCTTACGTAACTTGGGAAGAGAGGACTCCCGAGATAGAAGAGATACCCACTCCGCGTCTCAGAGTTGA